taatgtttgttcCAACGACCTagaaatcaataattaatacagtacaTTACAATGTTCGCATCAACTCACTTTAAAGCACAAAGGCTATTTTCAACAGTGTCTTGAGGAATAGTGTTATACTTTTGATGTAAATCAAAAagcaattgtttttttttttcttcaagacCTTGTAAACGCtcctttattttaatacactCTTCTatctatcaaaaataaaaaaaacatgtaaagactttttttaaaaacttttatgccataaatatatagagaaaaaaagtttcaaaaaaaagttgGTGTTGCCTACATTGGAGTGAGCGATTTCTTTTTGGTGCACAAGTTGATCAAGCTGGGACTCTTTTCGAGTGATCGTATCTCGAAGACACTCCAAAGACGTTTTTTTGGActagaaaacaaaagaaaattattcaaagtcCGTTTTTTTTCCGAAACATACAAGAAGTGTTGCTTTGAGCGTTTCCTGTAACCCTTGATTTTCACATAAAGAGTTTGATGTATACTTATAGCCCACTTCTCCAAGGTGttctttatataattgtaatttttctaatcCACTGGGAAtcatttattatcttttaatccgtcataactttttctaaccttgataaatttttttcgacTAATTGTAGTTTTGTAAACCAACTCCTACTAGtctcaagttttttttttaaagattccaCTTGCtccttaattaaaaaaaaaatttgttaacggCGTATCATACATAAAAATAGTAACgtcatttaacaaaaatgtagtttcgTGAATACACTTTCTATACCTTTGAATGCGTCAAATCTAATGTAATGTCTCtgcacgaaaaaaaaaaaaaaggtttcacTAAATTAGTATTAACCGCTCGTACatgaagaattttataattaaaaaaagaatggatCAGAAAACTGTCATAATTACTATAGTATTACTTGAgcgttatttcaaattgatcaTCTTTTTCTGCTGcaactgaaatttttttttttaaaagattagcctttgccaaaaaaaaaagaattctttcttttcaaaaccATTTTATTTACCTGTTCTCGTAGTGTTTCCATAACATTCAAATcttgttgttttgttttcacCAATTTTTGATGATCTTTGCTATGATTTATCAACATTAGTATACGGTATTTGTTTTGAACTAACTAATAATACCGTAATATATTGATAACACCTAAGGCTTTAGAGTATCTAGTACGAAAATAACCAGCAGATCACATATGCGGTAGGAAAGCACCTTATTTCTCTAACAATTAAGCCATTATACCTTGTTGCTCCAAAAATATCATCAAAACGTTTCTTTAAGGTTGACATGTCTCCTAAAGGCCAATAACTATCTTCTTGGTGACAAAATATAACTagagttgaaaaaaaaatactactGTCAATGATTAATGAACCAAAAAACAAACCATTGCCCAAAATAGCTGGAGATAAATGCATAAGCTGTGGAACTTGTAAATCCATTTGAGAGCATTTCTTGTTAATAGATTTGACTTGTCCATCTTCGTCTTTAACTTGCAAAACACTCTCTAAAGCCTTTCAAATACAtgatatgaaagaaaatttcaaacgacaggttttttttgaaatagtaACCAACAAAATGTCCACTATACATGAATTTGTGTCTACCttaaaagaacattttaaaaCCCCTTTTTTGTCTCGTGTTGTGAGTAATTGAAAACTTCGATTTGCTAAaacctgaaaaaaaaaatatgaatttttgaggatttatttttttgttgataagaaaaagataaaatgtaaaaattccatacttttttattattggatGTTTTAAAAACTAAACGAATTTGTCCTTTGATATCAGGGGTGGTcaatgaatttgtattatgtATGAAATTTTGACCTTTCCCTGCATTAGGAGGAAGCTCTCCCGTTGTCGCCATGCGTAGACACTCGACTATTGTCTTTATCACAAAACCAAGAAAGTACATGGAAAACTAGTCTTACATGaagctttcaaaataaaataacagacTTTACCGTTTTTCCCGCGCCATTATGACCCACAATTAATGTTAAAGGCTTTTCAAATGATAAAACTTGTAAAGAATTTGGAGAAAAGCTTCTTATACCCAGGATACCTAATTTTTCCAGAGTTACCATGCcgtataatttgttaaaaatggtATGCCTTTGTTGTTTGATAACAACTCTTTCAAATTGTGATATCTCACCAGTCATGGGCTACAGTTAACACATTCTAGACCTGTTAGTTGCGTTACTATTTCATTAGAATTGACatctataataatttgatttcatgtcgttcttttttcacataaaaattaacaccATCGTACAATTCaccagtttaaaaaatgaccaaacgcaagaagaattttttttttataaaataaatcataatattaaagaatggAAAGCAGGGTAAATTACAAGAAACAGAACGAAAAAAAGTTCTTTCATTATTGTGCATCTCTTCGACGATTTCCTCCTCCACGATTTCtctaaaatgtattaaactaATCAATTGTTTGTTCTTAAGTTTCGATAGTAAACATTACCTGAGATCTATTGGTTTTACCTTCATTGATGGGTCTATAATTTGAATGATTCGCATGGTTGTAATGAATTGAACTATTATTTtgacgatgatgatgatgatctCCTAGAGtgaatcaaaaaaaaaaaaaatgaagtccATCATGTCATTTTATAGATTACCAGACGAAGCGAGATTTCCtgatacatttaaattgcCTGATAAACTCGAATCAGGGGGAAGTGTTGAACGATGAGTGTCGTCTGGCAATGTCGAATACACAGAACCACCTCGTAAATGCTGTTGTGAATGGTTTTTAGAATTAGAAGTACTGGAAGGACCTGAAAAATTATGCACATTATTTCCTTGTTGTCGCATGGAGAAATTCCAACGACTACGCCCTGACTGGTTTGAAATCATAATGATGACGCCCccccttaaaaaaaacaaattacatgATGTGAGTCGTGGAGGTGCCTTGATCCTGTTGAGGGAACTCGTGTGAAACGTTGTTGAGAGTGAGGTGCATGATTGTAAGGAGACACAGGAGCGGATGTATCTTGTGGTGTTGTTCCCGTAGCTCCTGTTGCTGCATTTTGTGTTAATAAGAAAAACTCCATCCAGTCTATGTTTCACATTTCATTGACATACCGTTTCTATTCGTTCCATGTGTGCTTTGATGGTCAGTGTATAAAGGTTTGGCTGAGGCCTGACTATTCAAATATTGTGGCGCATCCGATTCCGCAGGTGCTGCTACAACAGGTAATGGGTTCGTAGTACTATTATATTTGGAATTACTACTCCCAACATTCGAATTGGACCGTTGGTATACTGTTGTTGCACTACGTGCATCAGTTGCGCATTTAACGGAGGCTAAAGAATTAACGGgagaatttccatttttttgaCTTATTCCGCAATGCGTTTTTGATAGTGTCGTACTCAAATTAGGTTTGGAATCGCATGAGTGTTCTCTTTGAACTGATGctacaatacaaaaaaaccATTATGTTGACCAAACCatgtgttttttaaaataaattttcttaacattatttttttacctgGAGTGAAGAGATGAGAATTCTGAGCATCTACAGAAGTCGTTACAGACCCTCTTGCTGTTGCTGGGGGAGGTATCAAATGTA
The Hylaeus volcanicus isolate JK05 unplaced genomic scaffold, UHH_iyHylVolc1.0_haploid 12221, whole genome shotgun sequence DNA segment above includes these coding regions:
- the LOC128883300 gene encoding uncharacterized protein LOC128883300 isoform X2 — translated: MLKTFLILFIKLMGIILRPPYTSDTCEGEGRALDRIKQVLDRFNQRKENFRSMGNTVTNSQGKSWEFMDQSDQLSIVSNTTSMPSKMGKSVFRAGSTNQPSMNFAPIPYMPTEDLSTNCHAVSSYPLSTTGNQPVMFLNPASTQNIEEMNIAATQQGANGVMLIFLQNPDECLGEAQRPMFLPNQVVPDHRHGGIEPHAVHNVVVYPGFNKATNQMHPTLNTEPLGLDESGEPLSNVKQFHSKKNVYASQPVPLITAAQSTTTRYYDGGRPSVSNSIHLIPPPATARGSVTTSVDAQNSHLFTPASVQREHSCDSKPNLSTTLSKTHCGISQKNGNSPVNSLASVKCATDARSATTVYQRSNSNVGSSNSKYNSTTNPLPVVAAPAESDAPQYLNSQASAKPLYTDHQSTHGTNRNATGATGTTPQDTSAPVSPYNHAPHSQQRFTRVPSTGSRHLHDSHHSGRSRWNFSMRQQGNNVHNFSGPSSTSNSKNHSQQHLRGGSVYSTLPDDTHRSTLPPDSSLSGNLNVSGNLASSGDHHHHRQNNSSIHYNHANHSNYRPINEGKTNRSQRNRGGGNRRRDAQ